The genomic segment CCTGTCGATTCCTTAGTCTTTTCGAAAGGTTTCGCCGCCGCGTCGATGGTGCTTCGCCCTTAGGGGAAGCCCCGGTCAACTCCCTGGTCTTGACCGCCGATGGTGGTCCTCCGCGCGTCACTGGCCCAGGATGACGCCAGCCCCGCGCAGCGCGGGTCGACGAGCTGAGGATCAGGTATGCGGCGAAGTGTTCACTTCGATATTCGGCGATTCCGCGCGGTGATCGGCTTTGTCGGCGGGGGGTGCGCGCTGGTGTTCATCCTGCTCGGTGTGCTGGTGCGCAACGGACTCTCGCCGGCCGACCGCTGGGTGATCGACCACGTGGTCGTCCTGCCGGGAAGTCCGCTGCACCAGGCAGCACTGGTGCTGAGTACCGTCACCGTGTTGTCCTGTGCCGCCGTTCTCGTCGCCGTGGCGTTGCGTGCCTGGTGGCGTCGACCGCGGCGTGGCGCTGATCTGCTGTGGTGCCTCGCGTTGTTGCTGTGCTGCGGCCTGCTGGCCGCTCTCCAGTTCGTCTTCCGCCGCCCCGGTCCGCCGGGGCAGCCGGAAGGCTTCAGCTACCCCAGCGGTCACGCCTCGGTCGCGGGGGCGTTCGCCGTGGTCGCGGTGCTGATCGCGGCGGTCTTCGTGCGAAAGTGGCTCCTCGTGGTGGTGGCTGTCCAGGGTGGCGCCCTCCTGCTCACCATGGCTGCCCGGGTGGCGCTCACCGAGCACTACGTCACCGACGTGCTCGGCGCGGTCCTCGGAATCTGTGCGGTGGGCTTGCTGGGTGCCGCTGCTGTCAAGCGCTGGTGGGTGGACAGCCCCGCCTGAGGAGCTCTGTCACCCGGTCGGGGAGCGCCGGGCGCCTGTGCCGGTTTGGCCGGTGCCGGTGCGGGAAGCCCGTGGGCATGGTGAGCATCGGGTACTTCCTGTCGTGTGAGGAGTTCGGTCCGCGGGAGCTGGTCGAGCAGGCCCAGCGGGCCGAAGCGGCCGGGTTCGAGCGGTTGTGGATCTCCGACCACTTCCACCCCTGGCTGGACGAGCAGGGCCAGAGCCCGTTCGTCTGGTCGGTGATCGGCGCGCTGAGCCAGGTGACGTCGCTGCCGATCACCACGGCCGTCACCTGCCCGCTGGTGCGGCTGCACCCCGCGGTGGTCGCGCAGGCGGCCGCGACCGCGGCGGTCCAGTGCCGCGGCGGCTTCACCTTGGGTGTGGGCACCGGTGAGGCGCTCAACGAGCACGTCACCGGTGAGCCTTGGCCCACGCCTCCCGTCCGGCTGGAGATGCTCGAAGAGGCGATCGAGGTGATCCGCGAGCTGCACACGGGCAAGCTGACCAGCCACCGGGGCAAGCACTACACGGTCGAGAACGCCCGCATCTACACCCGCCCCGAGCAGCCGGTGCCGATCTACGTCTCGGCCTTCGGCCCGGCCGCCACCAAACTCGCCGCGCGGGTGGGAGACGGCTTCTGCACAGTGGCCCCGGACGCCGACGCGGTGGCGCTGTACCGCCGGGAAGGCGGCGGCGACCGGCCGGTGCAGGGCGGGATGAAGGTCTGCTGGGCACCGTCCGAAGAGGAGGGTGTCCGCACGGCACACCGCCTGTGGCGCAACGAGCTGCTCCCGGGCAAGCTCCCTTCGACGTTGCCCAACCCGGACGACTTCACCGACGCGGCCGAGCTGGTGACCGAGGACATGGTGCGCGGTCAGTTCGCCTGCGGCCCGGATCCGCAGGCGCACCTGGAGAAGGTGCGTGCCTTCGTCGACGCCGGGTTCGACGAGGTGTACGTCCAGCAGATCGGCCCCGAGCAGGACGGCTTCTTCGAGACCTGGAAGACCGACGTCCTGCCGCACGTGTAGCTCAGTCCAGGGTGATGGTGACCTTGATGTCGTCCGGTTCGGTGGTGAAGGCCTCGGCGAACCGG from the Amycolatopsis magusensis genome contains:
- a CDS encoding phosphatase PAP2 family protein: MRRSVHFDIRRFRAVIGFVGGGCALVFILLGVLVRNGLSPADRWVIDHVVVLPGSPLHQAALVLSTVTVLSCAAVLVAVALRAWWRRPRRGADLLWCLALLLCCGLLAALQFVFRRPGPPGQPEGFSYPSGHASVAGAFAVVAVLIAAVFVRKWLLVVVAVQGGALLLTMAARVALTEHYVTDVLGAVLGICAVGLLGAAAVKRWWVDSPA
- a CDS encoding TIGR03557 family F420-dependent LLM class oxidoreductase, whose translation is MVSIGYFLSCEEFGPRELVEQAQRAEAAGFERLWISDHFHPWLDEQGQSPFVWSVIGALSQVTSLPITTAVTCPLVRLHPAVVAQAAATAAVQCRGGFTLGVGTGEALNEHVTGEPWPTPPVRLEMLEEAIEVIRELHTGKLTSHRGKHYTVENARIYTRPEQPVPIYVSAFGPAATKLAARVGDGFCTVAPDADAVALYRREGGGDRPVQGGMKVCWAPSEEEGVRTAHRLWRNELLPGKLPSTLPNPDDFTDAAELVTEDMVRGQFACGPDPQAHLEKVRAFVDAGFDEVYVQQIGPEQDGFFETWKTDVLPHV